In a single window of the Acyrthosiphon pisum isolate AL4f chromosome X, pea_aphid_22Mar2018_4r6ur, whole genome shotgun sequence genome:
- the LOC100159833 gene encoding uncharacterized protein LOC100159833 precursor (The RefSeq protein has 1 substitution compared to this genomic sequence): MDKILILISIMLLSCYSTEQAKFLHNSIIDPSDMETNSLKAGENVLPNSAEEEHQMLLETREVEAATKSKIMYKTRHPRSAIDNQIHEEFDARKGWPQCKTIGEVHDDGNTRWGWAYATAGVLADRMCIATNGSYNQLLSTEELIFCGGIKTKQSGAVRGDDVWEYLKSHGLVSGGKYNTNDGCQPSKIPPIGNIPTHLYNHTCEERCYGNNTIHYYHDHVKVSHYYNIKSNEDIQKEVQTYGPVSVKFRVYDDFFLYKSGVYVKTEKSLYVRRHFAKLIGWGVENGVDYWLLVNFWGNEWGQNGLFKIKRGTNEVHVEDYVYAGEPEIK, encoded by the exons atGGACAAGATTCTAATTTTGATTTCCATAATGCTGCTAAGTTGTTACTCAACGGAACAAGCCAAATTTCTACATAATAGCATAATCGACCCATCGGACATGGAAACTAACTCATTGAAA gCCGGAGAAAATGTTCTTCCCAATTCAGCGGAAGAAGAACATCAGATGTTGTTGGAAACGAGAGAAGTTGAAGCCGCtactaaatcaaaaattatgtacaaaaccCGCCATCCCAGGTCCGCAATAGACAACCAGATTCACGAGGAATTTGACGCAAGAAAAGGCTGGCCACAATGCAAAACGATTGGTGAAGTCCACGACGATGGAAACACCCGGTGGGGTTGg GCATATGCCACCGCCGGGGTACTGGCAGACAGAATGTGCATCGCGACTAATGGAAGTTACAATCAACTTCTATCCACCGAAGAGTTAATTTTCTGCGGTGGTATAAAAACTAAACAGAGCGGTGCCGTTCGCGGTGACGATGTTTGGGAATATTTGAAAAGTCACGGCTTGGTCTCCGGTGGCAAATACAACACAAATGAT GGATGTCAACCTTCCAAAATTCCACCAATCGGTAACATACCAACACATTTATACAATCATACATGCGAAGAGCGCTGTTACGGTAACAATACGATCCATTACTACCACGATCACGTGAAAG TTAgccactactataatataaaatcaaacgaAGATATTCAAAAGGAAGTGCAGACGTACGGTCCAGTCTCAGTAAAATTCAGGGTTTACGACGACTTTTTTCTCTACAAAAGTG GTGTTTAcgtaaaaactgaaaaatcgtTATATGTGAGAAGGCATTTTGCCAAATTAATTGGATGGGGAGTCGAAAATGGTGTAGACTATTGGTTGTTGGTCAACTCTTGGGGAAATGAATGGGGACAGAACGGactattcaaaatcaaaagggGCACAAACGAAGTCCATGTCGAAGATTATGTTTATGCAGGTGaacctgaaataaaataa